A single window of Aphidius gifuensis isolate YNYX2018 linkage group LG1, ASM1490517v1, whole genome shotgun sequence DNA harbors:
- the LOC122849184 gene encoding probable inactive serine/threonine-protein kinase lvsG, producing the protein MNVVSDSNHHGTEKKQNCKSTGQTRISSNGGKKSSTRNSPTNTHIQLNQNPSDSIPVKVMSPNVNPGDTGDGKKSSTRRSPTNTHIQLNQNPSDSIPVNVISSNVNPGDTGDGNKSSTRNSPTNTHIQLNQNPSDSISVNVISSNVNPGDTGDGNKSSTRNSPTDTNIQLNQNLSDSIPVKVMSPNVNPGDTGDGKKSSTRNSPTDTNIQLNQNLSDSIPVKVMSPNVNPGDTGDGKKSSTRNSPTNTHIQLNQNPSDSIPVKVMSPNVNPGDTGDGAILSTTNQKPMEQIHHRQSGQPNHPDQTFNISSAYLSSEQPRPPVSHQPLQNTNFNSQNQPYQHETYHPTSPNQQLFNPNIYTELLPPQQSRPFDQSLHYFNIHSEYRPFEQPGPLEQSLHNPDFHSEYSPSQHF; encoded by the coding sequence atgaaCGTGGTATCTGATTCTAATCATCATGgaactgaaaaaaaacaaaattgcaaGAGTACAGGTCAAACCAGAATCTCAAGTAATGGtggtaaaaaatcatcaacacgAAATAGTCCAACAAATACTCATATCCAACTCAATCAAAATCCATCTGATTCCATACCAGTCAAAGTTATGTCACCAAACGTCAATCCTGGTGATACTGGAGAtggtaaaaaatcatcaacacgAAGGAGTCCAACTAATACTCACATCCAACTCAATCAAAATCCATCTGATTCCATACCAGTCAACGTTATTTCATCAAACGTCAATCCTGGTGATACTGGAGATGGTAACAAATCATCAACACGAAATAGTCCAACTAATACTCACATCCAACTCAATCAAAATCCATCTGATTCCATATCAGTCAACGTTATTTCATCAAACGTCAATCCTGGTGATACTGGAGATGGTAACAAATCATCAACACGAAATAGTCCAACTGATACTAATATCCAACTTAATCAAAATCTATCTGATTCCATACCAGTCAAAGTTATGTCACCAAACGTCAATCCTGGTGATACTGGAGAtggtaaaaaatcatcaacacgAAATAGTCCAACTGATACTAATATCCAACTTAATCAAAATCTATCTGATTCCATACCAGTCAAAGTTATGTCACCAAACGTCAATCCTGGTGATACTGGAGAtggtaaaaaatcatcaacacgAAATAGTCCAACTAATACTCACATCCAACTCAATCAAAATCCATCTGATTCCATACCAGTCAAAGTTATGTCACCAAACGTCAATCCTGGTGATACTGGAGATGGTGCAATTTTAAGCACTACAAATCAAAAACCAATGGAACAAATACACCATCGACAATCTGGTCAACCTAATCATCCGGATCAAACTTTCAATATCAGCTCGGCTTATTTATCAAGTGAACAACCAAGACCACCAGTGTCTCACCAACCTCTCCAGAACACCAATTTCAATTCACAAAATCAGCCCTATCAACATGAAACTTATCATCCTACATCACCAAATCAACAACTGTTTAATCCCAATATTTATACAGAACTTCTTCCTCCTCAACAATCTAGACCATTTGATCAATCATTAcactattttaatattcattcagAATACCGACCTTTTGAACAACCTGGCCCACTTGAACAATCATTGCATAATCCCGACTTTCATTCAGAATATTCACCTtctcaacatttttaa